Sequence from the Saccharopolyspora pogona genome:
GCCGATCTTGCCCCACTTCTTGGCCTCGGCCGCGGCGAGCTGAGCCTGGTCGAACTGGCCCTGGGCCCACAACGAGTTGACCGCCAGCGACTTGATCAGCGACGGGATCCCGAAGGGCCAGCACACGAGGATGCCGCCGATGGCCCACCCCAGGTTGTTGTTCACCGGCACCGGGGTGTACCCGAACTGCGCCGCGTAGGGTCCCGGCCCCGGCTGAGGCGGCGGCGTTGGCGGCTGCTGCGCCGGCAGGCCGGCGGGGTCGGACGGTTCGGTCATGGCCTCACCAGTGGACTCGAGCATGCCGTTGCGGCCAGCGCTCGGCTGGCCGCAACCACACGACTTTG
This genomic interval carries:
- a CDS encoding CD225/dispanin family protein, translated to MTEPSDPAGLPAQQPPTPPPQPGPGPYAAQFGYTPVPVNNNLGWAIGGILVCWPFGIPSLIKSLAVNSLWAQGQFDQAQLAAAEAKKWGKIGIIVGASAYGLLILAYVVFFIVYAVLIGSLVATTQ